A stretch of Desulfovibrio desulfuricans DSM 642 DNA encodes these proteins:
- a CDS encoding acetolactate synthase large subunit: MDQQNVAQFLVSCLRTEGVKYVFGIPGEENIKFVRAVAASGDIRFILARHEQGASLMADIYGRLTGKAGVCTATLGPGAINLLLGAADAQTNSSPLVAISAQVGLKRIYKESHQIVDLVGMFRPVTKWADTVLTPQAVPEMVRNAFQVAQEERPGATYLAIPEDVEAAPMPEAVPLKAAPCAKAIPSPAAVAEAAALLRCARKPVIMAGHGVARTGNAAVLAAFAERYKIPVATTFMGKGVISDRSPQSLGVIGFMRHDYENCAFDQADLILSIGYELQEFTPMRINPHSNKRIIHINTFMPDVDAHYNPEVSIMADVGLALASLAKELGAEPLLSAGRGARIRELVEAELAKGRESDDFPLKPQRIVSDIRAAMGDEDIVLADTGAIKMWMARLYPTYAPLTCIVSNGLSTMAFSLPGAIGAHLACPERKVLAVMGDGSFLMNSQEMETAVRENIPLKILIWVDDSYGLIKWKMDMESGSHDCVDFGNPDFVTYAESFGAKGYRIESAAELLPTLQKALDEPGVSLVACPVDYSENMALINSLGELTPALCALDEL; the protein is encoded by the coding sequence ATGGATCAGCAGAACGTAGCCCAGTTCCTTGTTTCATGCCTCAGAACCGAGGGAGTTAAGTACGTCTTCGGCATCCCCGGTGAGGAAAACATCAAATTTGTGCGGGCTGTGGCCGCCTCCGGCGACATCCGCTTTATTCTTGCCCGGCACGAGCAGGGCGCATCCCTGATGGCCGATATTTATGGCCGCCTGACAGGCAAGGCGGGCGTATGCACCGCCACTCTCGGGCCGGGGGCCATCAACCTGCTGCTGGGCGCGGCTGACGCGCAAACCAATTCAAGCCCTCTGGTGGCCATTTCCGCCCAGGTGGGGCTGAAGCGCATCTACAAGGAATCGCACCAGATTGTTGACCTCGTTGGCATGTTCAGGCCCGTTACCAAGTGGGCAGACACGGTGCTGACGCCCCAGGCAGTGCCCGAAATGGTGCGCAATGCCTTTCAGGTAGCGCAGGAGGAGCGCCCCGGCGCGACCTACCTTGCCATTCCCGAAGACGTGGAAGCGGCCCCCATGCCCGAGGCCGTGCCCCTCAAGGCGGCTCCCTGCGCCAAGGCCATACCCTCTCCCGCTGCGGTGGCGGAAGCCGCCGCCCTGCTGCGCTGTGCGCGCAAGCCCGTTATCATGGCCGGGCACGGCGTTGCCCGCACTGGCAATGCCGCCGTGCTGGCCGCCTTTGCCGAGCGCTACAAAATCCCCGTGGCAACGACGTTTATGGGCAAGGGCGTTATCAGCGACCGCAGCCCCCAGTCTCTGGGTGTCATCGGCTTTATGCGGCACGACTACGAAAACTGCGCATTCGATCAGGCGGACCTGATCCTTTCCATCGGCTACGAATTGCAGGAATTCACGCCCATGCGCATCAATCCCCATTCAAACAAGCGCATCATCCATATCAACACATTCATGCCCGATGTGGACGCCCACTATAACCCCGAGGTCAGCATCATGGCCGATGTGGGTCTTGCCCTGGCCTCTCTGGCCAAGGAGCTTGGGGCGGAACCTCTGCTTTCCGCCGGGCGCGGGGCGAGAATCCGCGAACTGGTGGAGGCCGAACTTGCCAAGGGGCGTGAGAGCGACGACTTTCCCCTCAAGCCGCAGCGCATCGTGAGCGATATTCGCGCTGCAATGGGCGATGAAGATATCGTGCTGGCCGACACAGGGGCCATCAAGATGTGGATGGCGCGCCTCTACCCCACCTATGCGCCCTTGACCTGCATTGTTTCCAACGGCCTTTCCACAATGGCCTTTTCCCTGCCGGGAGCCATCGGCGCGCATCTGGCCTGCCCCGAGCGCAAGGTGCTGGCCGTGATGGGCGATGGCAGCTTTTTGATGAATTCGCAGGAGATGGAAACCGCCGTGCGCGAGAATATTCCGCTCAAGATACTGATCTGGGTGGATGACAGCTACGGGCTCATCAAGTGGAAGATGGACATGGAATCCGGCTCGCACGACTGCGTGGATTTTGGCAATCCCGACTTTGTGACCTATGCCGAAAGCTTTGGCGCCAAGGGTTACCGCATTGAAAGCGCCGCCGAACTTTTGCCCACCCTGCAAAAGGCTCTGGACGAACCCGGCGTGTCGCTGGTGGCCTGCCCTGTGGACTACAGCGAGAACATGGCGCTTATCAATAGCTTGGGTGAGTTGACGCCTGCGCTGTGTGCGCTTGATGAGTTGTAG
- the gmhA gene encoding D-sedoheptulose 7-phosphate isomerase produces MTNSLFDMSLSAHLKLFGVLQTMRPAVEAAAERLSAALGAGGKVLIAGNGGSAADAQHFAAELVGRFQCNRKALACIALTTDTSNLTAIGNDYGFNDVFSRQVEALARPGDVFVGISTSGNSANIIAAVNEARAQGIASIALLGRDGGKLESLADMAVIVPHDVTARIQEAHIFILHHWADVLERAVAQK; encoded by the coding sequence ATGACGAATTCGCTTTTTGATATGTCTCTCTCCGCCCATCTGAAGCTTTTTGGCGTGTTGCAGACCATGCGCCCCGCCGTGGAAGCGGCGGCAGAGCGGCTGAGCGCAGCACTTGGGGCAGGCGGCAAGGTGCTTATTGCCGGCAACGGCGGCTCTGCGGCGGACGCACAGCACTTTGCAGCAGAGCTTGTGGGGCGCTTTCAGTGCAACCGCAAGGCGCTGGCCTGCATCGCCCTGACCACGGACACGTCAAACCTCACGGCCATCGGCAACGACTACGGCTTCAACGATGTTTTCTCCCGTCAGGTAGAGGCCCTTGCCCGCCCCGGCGATGTTTTTGTGGGCATTTCCACCTCCGGCAATTCAGCCAACATCATCGCCGCCGTCAATGAGGCGCGCGCTCAGGGCATTGCCAGCATTGCCCTGCTGGGCCGGGATGGCGGCAAGCTGGAATCGCTGGCCGACATGGCTGTTATTGTTCCCCACGATGTCACGGCCCGCATTCAGGAGGCCCACATCTTCATTCTGCACCACTGGGCCGACGTGCTTGAACGCGCCGTGGCGCAAAAATAA
- a CDS encoding deoxyguanosinetriphosphate triphosphohydrolase gives MSTFKEQWAQLLAPNRKTGTGMKLDTLDAVRNPFLVDYDRIIFSSSFRRLARKTQVHPLVRNDHIHNRLTHSLEVSCVGRSLGLGVGDALRRRGDLPEGCTPDHLGQIIQAACLAHDIGNPPFGHAGEEAIRDWFKDSVNKEQYFKNLLPAEWADFTAFDGNAQGFRVINALENNKDRGGFRLTFPVVAALVKYPRSAYDALGVGKSKFNFYTAERDLFGEIFGALGLAEGAGWRRHPLSYLLEAADDICYRIIDMEDARELRIITYADFKAAMAPLLDVNCLDDPRLDSMDSDRRRTSMLRTTAMGRMIPSITQTFMDNYEVIMEGRLDGCLLNHAREDVAGFMREAGRVFNSKIMNNPQKTALEIGTYTLYRRLLDVFIPACFNFTKGNAMSYQETRALTLMGANAPSREDSLYMAYLRVLDFVSGMTDDYAAFISQQFSGTAGR, from the coding sequence ATGAGCACATTCAAAGAGCAGTGGGCGCAACTGCTGGCCCCCAACCGCAAAACCGGCACGGGCATGAAGCTCGACACGCTGGACGCGGTGCGTAATCCTTTTCTGGTAGATTACGACCGGATCATCTTTTCCAGCTCATTCCGCAGGCTGGCAAGAAAAACCCAGGTGCACCCGCTGGTGCGCAACGACCATATTCACAACCGCCTTACCCACTCGCTTGAGGTGAGCTGCGTTGGGCGATCCCTTGGACTTGGCGTGGGCGATGCCCTGCGGCGGCGCGGCGACCTGCCCGAAGGCTGCACTCCGGACCATCTGGGCCAGATCATTCAGGCCGCCTGCCTGGCGCACGACATAGGCAATCCTCCCTTTGGCCATGCGGGCGAGGAGGCCATCCGCGACTGGTTCAAGGATTCCGTCAATAAAGAGCAGTATTTCAAAAATCTGCTGCCCGCAGAGTGGGCCGACTTTACGGCTTTTGACGGCAACGCCCAGGGCTTCCGCGTTATCAACGCGCTTGAAAACAACAAGGACAGGGGCGGCTTTCGTCTGACATTTCCGGTTGTTGCTGCTCTGGTGAAGTACCCGCGTTCCGCCTACGATGCGCTGGGCGTGGGCAAGAGCAAGTTCAATTTCTATACGGCGGAGCGCGATCTTTTTGGCGAGATATTCGGAGCGCTGGGGCTTGCGGAAGGCGCGGGCTGGCGCAGGCATCCGCTTTCGTACCTTTTGGAAGCGGCGGACGACATCTGCTACCGCATTATCGATATGGAAGACGCGCGCGAGCTGCGTATCATCACCTATGCCGACTTTAAGGCGGCCATGGCGCCTTTGCTGGATGTGAATTGTCTGGACGATCCGCGCCTTGATTCCATGGATTCCGACCGCAGACGCACCAGCATGCTGCGCACCACGGCCATGGGCCGCATGATTCCGTCCATCACGCAGACGTTTATGGACAATTATGAAGTCATCATGGAGGGGCGGCTTGATGGCTGCCTGCTGAACCACGCCCGCGAGGATGTGGCCGGGTTCATGCGTGAGGCGGGGCGGGTCTTCAACAGCAAGATAATGAACAATCCGCAGAAGACGGCTCTGGAAATCGGCACCTACACGCTCTACCGGCGGCTGCTTGACGTGTTTATTCCGGCCTGCTTCAACTTCACCAAGGGTAATGCCATGAGCTATCAGGAAACACGCGCCCTCACGCTCATGGGGGCCAATGCCCCGAGCAGGGAAGACAGTTTGTATATGGCCTATCTGCGGGTGCTGGATTTTGTGTCCGGTATGACGGACGACTACGCCGCGTTTATTTCACAGCAGTTTTCCGGCACTGCCGGACGGTAG